The candidate division KSB1 bacterium genome contains a region encoding:
- a CDS encoding sigma-54 dependent transcriptional regulator, translated as MNDKLYVFIIEDNATMREGVELVVRRLGHDTASFESAEPALAALKSKPADLIISDYRLPGMDGLTLLEKVKALQPACEVIVITAFGSIDLAVQAMQKGAADFITKPFSPDELTVKLGRLAERLRQRRELENLQAQNLYLRQQEESQFNFGEIIGQSPPMQEVFRVLQKVAPTDSSVIIYGESGTGKELVARAIHKNSSRANGPFIRVNCGALTETLLESELFGHEKGAFTGAVKRKLGRFELAHRGSIFLDEIGDISPALQIKLLRVLQEKEFERVGGEETVRVDVRVIAATHRNLKEEVAAGKFREDLYYRLHIVPINLPPLRQRVEDLPMLVDHFIQRLGRELRKLNLKIEPPALEMMRNYHWPGNVRELENVLERAAVLCDGEHITLADLPPLVKDRVAVFQLPGENLDLNQTLEEVERALIERAMSRAHGVKAEAARLLGIKATTLLYKLEKYGVGEGEKE; from the coding sequence ATGAACGACAAACTTTACGTGTTCATCATCGAAGACAACGCCACCATGCGCGAGGGCGTGGAACTGGTGGTGCGCCGGCTTGGACATGACACCGCAAGCTTCGAGAGCGCCGAACCGGCTCTGGCGGCGCTCAAATCGAAACCCGCCGACCTGATCATCTCCGACTATCGCCTGCCCGGCATGGACGGCTTGACGCTTTTAGAAAAAGTCAAAGCGCTGCAACCGGCCTGCGAAGTGATCGTCATCACCGCGTTCGGGTCGATTGATCTGGCCGTGCAAGCCATGCAAAAAGGCGCGGCGGATTTTATCACCAAGCCGTTTTCGCCGGACGAGCTGACCGTCAAATTGGGGCGCCTGGCCGAGCGTCTGCGCCAGCGCCGTGAGCTGGAAAATTTGCAAGCACAAAATCTTTATCTGCGGCAGCAGGAAGAAAGCCAATTCAATTTCGGCGAGATCATCGGCCAATCGCCGCCGATGCAGGAAGTTTTTCGCGTGTTGCAAAAAGTCGCGCCGACGGATTCGAGCGTCATCATTTATGGTGAAAGCGGCACCGGCAAGGAACTCGTCGCGCGCGCCATTCACAAAAACAGCAGCCGCGCCAACGGCCCGTTCATCCGTGTCAATTGCGGCGCGTTGACTGAAACCTTGCTGGAATCCGAACTCTTCGGCCACGAGAAAGGCGCCTTCACCGGCGCGGTGAAACGCAAACTCGGCCGCTTCGAGCTGGCGCATCGCGGCTCGATTTTTCTCGATGAAATCGGCGACATCTCGCCGGCGCTGCAAATCAAGCTGCTGCGCGTCTTGCAAGAGAAGGAATTTGAGCGCGTCGGCGGTGAAGAGACCGTGCGCGTCGACGTGCGCGTCATCGCCGCCACCCATCGCAATTTGAAAGAAGAAGTTGCCGCCGGAAAATTTCGTGAAGATTTGTATTATCGTCTTCACATCGTGCCGATCAACCTGCCGCCGTTGCGCCAGCGTGTCGAGGATTTACCCATGCTCGTCGATCACTTTATACAGCGTCTCGGTCGCGAGCTGCGCAAACTCAATTTAAAAATTGAGCCACCGGCTTTGGAGATGATGAGAAACTATCACTGGCCCGGCAACGTCCGCGAGCTGGAAAACGTGCTCGAGCGCGCCGCCGTGCTCTGCGACGGCGAACACATTACCCTCGCCGATCTGCCGCCGCTGGTGAAAGATCGCGTCGCCGTGTTTCAGTTGCCCGGCGAAAATTTGGATTTGAATCAAACTCTCGAAGAAGTCGAACGCGCTTTGATTGAAAGAGCCATGTCCCGCGCTCACGGCGTCAAAGCCGAAGCCGCGCGGCTTTTGGGGATTAAAGCGACGACGCTGCTGTATAAGCTGGAGAAGTATGGGGTGGGGGAAGGGGAAAAGGAATGA
- a CDS encoding helix-turn-helix domain-containing protein, producing MDKKLFQELTDALKDAAAFEQGEKIDLRVAKLPAPPKPMTAKEIINLRKRFAMSQPVFARYLNVTPATVKSWEQGIRLPSRAALKLLHIVKQEPRVLTL from the coding sequence ATGGACAAAAAACTTTTTCAAGAACTAACCGACGCATTAAAAGACGCTGCTGCATTCGAGCAGGGTGAAAAAATCGACCTTCGTGTCGCCAAATTGCCCGCTCCCCCCAAGCCAATGACCGCAAAAGAAATCATTAACTTGAGAAAACGTTTTGCCATGTCGCAACCCGTTTTTGCTCGCTATTTGAATGTGACGCCGGCAACCGTCAAGAGTTGGGAGCAAGGTATTCGCTTACCCAGCCGCGCCGCGCTCAAATTGCTGCACATTGTGAAACAAGAGCCGCGCGTCCTTACCCTTTGA
- a CDS encoding S9 family peptidase: protein MLFDERCQNKAKPRWRAVCFGIAALAVGITTAMAQEAKTVQAANAKPSHWTPEAMIKYKRLGGAAISPDGKWVAYTVSEPLLDGEKSEYRTHIFLASADGKTDFQFTQGDKSCTNPQWSPDGKWLAFTSSRGGDKNNIWLIRAAGGEAEKLTDAKSGVNNFLWSPDGKRIAYTMNDPLTEQEEKNNKEKRDEIVVDENFKFSHLYAIPVEKNEKGERPARRLTKGDFHVGNFDWSPDGKAIIFDHQATPRVNDWPTTTISMVPADSGAVKPFFTKTVASNPHFSPDGQWVAFSHDGGDTRWAQRRDIYVMSINGGEARKVGKTYDDQATILGWSADGREIFYSETERTSPRIFAMSLSGGKPRAITTGNGMFGGASFSKDTKTLAVVHQTSDQLPQIVVSATFKFAPVKITNVNRDFPMLPMGRTEVIKWKSKDGREIEGLVTYPPGFTSNRKYPLLLNIHGGPAGVFIENYTAASSIYPLQAFAAAGYVVLRPNPRGSSGYGVEFRRANINDWGFGDYDDDMAGVDLLIANGVAHPDSLGVMGWSYGGFMTSFIITRTKRFKAASVGAGVTNLMSFTGTADIPGFLPDYFLGEPWDNPAAYQKHSAMFNVKGVSTPTLILHGEKDLRVPLSQGQEFYNALKRQGCPVQMVIYPRTPHGPQEPKFILDIGNRLLDWFEQHIRGKNGGKKTS from the coding sequence ATGCTGTTTGACGAACGTTGTCAAAACAAAGCAAAACCGCGATGGCGCGCGGTCTGCTTTGGGATCGCAGCGCTGGCTGTCGGCATCACAACGGCCATGGCGCAAGAGGCCAAAACCGTTCAGGCTGCCAACGCCAAGCCCTCGCACTGGACACCCGAGGCGATGATCAAATACAAACGCCTGGGTGGCGCCGCCATATCGCCGGATGGCAAGTGGGTGGCGTACACCGTTTCCGAGCCGCTGCTGGATGGAGAAAAAAGCGAATATCGCACGCACATCTTTTTGGCAAGCGCCGACGGCAAAACCGATTTTCAATTTACGCAGGGCGACAAGTCGTGCACCAATCCGCAATGGTCGCCGGATGGAAAATGGCTGGCGTTTACCTCCTCGCGCGGCGGCGATAAAAACAATATCTGGCTGATCCGCGCCGCCGGCGGCGAGGCCGAGAAGCTCACCGACGCCAAAAGCGGCGTGAATAATTTTCTTTGGTCGCCCGACGGCAAGCGCATCGCTTATACCATGAACGACCCGCTTACCGAGCAGGAAGAAAAAAACAACAAAGAGAAACGGGATGAGATCGTTGTTGATGAGAATTTTAAGTTTTCTCATCTCTACGCCATCCCGGTGGAAAAAAACGAAAAGGGCGAGCGCCCGGCCAGGCGTTTGACCAAAGGCGATTTTCACGTCGGCAACTTCGATTGGTCGCCGGACGGCAAGGCGATCATCTTCGACCATCAAGCCACGCCGCGCGTCAACGATTGGCCGACAACGACCATATCAATGGTTCCTGCCGACAGCGGCGCGGTCAAACCGTTTTTCACCAAAACCGTTGCCAGCAATCCCCACTTTTCACCGGATGGCCAATGGGTGGCTTTCTCACACGACGGCGGTGATACGCGATGGGCGCAACGCCGGGACATTTACGTGATGTCGATCAACGGCGGCGAAGCCCGGAAAGTAGGCAAAACATACGACGATCAAGCCACCATTCTTGGCTGGTCGGCGGACGGCAGGGAAATTTTTTACAGCGAAACCGAGCGCACCTCGCCGCGAATTTTTGCGATGTCGCTCAGTGGCGGCAAGCCGCGCGCGATCACAACCGGCAATGGCATGTTTGGCGGCGCCTCATTCAGCAAAGATACCAAAACGCTGGCGGTTGTGCATCAAACCTCGGATCAATTGCCGCAAATCGTCGTTTCCGCCACGTTCAAATTCGCCCCGGTTAAGATCACAAACGTCAATCGCGATTTTCCGATGCTGCCGATGGGCCGCACCGAAGTCATCAAATGGAAATCGAAAGACGGCCGCGAGATCGAAGGCCTGGTCACCTATCCGCCCGGCTTCACGTCGAATCGCAAATATCCGTTGCTGCTCAACATTCATGGCGGCCCGGCCGGGGTCTTTATCGAAAATTATACGGCGGCTTCGTCGATTTATCCACTGCAAGCGTTCGCCGCCGCCGGCTACGTGGTGTTGCGGCCGAATCCGCGCGGCAGCAGCGGCTATGGCGTCGAGTTCCGCCGCGCCAATATCAACGATTGGGGCTTCGGTGATTATGATGACGACATGGCCGGCGTCGATCTGCTGATCGCGAACGGCGTCGCGCATCCCGACAGCCTCGGCGTGATGGGTTGGAGTTATGGCGGCTTCATGACTTCGTTCATCATCACGCGCACGAAGCGTTTCAAAGCCGCCTCGGTCGGCGCCGGCGTGACGAATCTCATGAGCTTCACCGGCACCGCCGACATTCCCGGTTTTCTGCCGGATTATTTTCTCGGCGAGCCGTGGGACAATCCGGCGGCGTATCAAAAACATTCGGCGATGTTCAATGTCAAAGGCGTTTCGACGCCGACGCTGATCTTGCACGGCGAGAAAGATTTGCGCGTGCCGCTCTCGCAAGGCCAGGAATTTTACAACGCGCTGAAACGACAAGGCTGTCCGGTGCAGATGGTGATTTATCCGCGCACGCCGCACGGCCCGCAGGAGCCGAAATTCATTCTCGACATCGGCAATCGTTTGTTGGATTGGTTCGAGCAGCATATTCGCGGCAAAAATGGCGGGAAAAAAACCTCGTGA
- a CDS encoding HAMP domain-containing histidine kinase → MFPRRIRTQLVIFVIVQIGLLMALAGFYLQWQMQRLVEKELGARLITLAKIAAQTVEKTVEAWPVTSLLPGDEESRRMNELRRELQPFIEAGGLSRLVIFNAQDEIYFDSRRELAIGEKYVRLRFDAEEISQALAGKASSAKLFSDAQGNPFKAAYAPAKEQNQIRAVVGVEGSAESLKAIAETRRVLWTIGSLGLLLAAATGILFARQITRPLERLRHAAAAIGAGQTPDLLTIAGSDEVAFLARTMEEMRQAIARREQNLRMMLAGVAHEIRNPLGGIKLFAGLLEKDAPEALRPQVKKILHEVRQLNSIVQDFLEYAKPAESQRQRLELTPLINEVREALGESARNIIWKIEIPAATAVEADYSQTRRILLNLLRNAVEAVNGQGEIRIVAEEQNQKMAISIYDSGPGIPQEVVAKIFEPFFTTKAQGSGLGLALVQRLAEQNGGGVELVASEKGAHFRLLLPAA, encoded by the coding sequence ATGTTCCCTCGGCGCATCCGCACGCAGCTCGTCATTTTTGTCATTGTGCAAATCGGCTTGCTTATGGCCCTGGCGGGTTTTTATTTGCAGTGGCAAATGCAGCGCCTGGTGGAAAAAGAGCTTGGCGCGCGCTTGATCACGTTGGCGAAAATCGCGGCGCAAACTGTTGAGAAAACGGTAGAGGCCTGGCCGGTCACCAGCCTGCTGCCCGGCGACGAAGAATCGCGCCGGATGAACGAACTGCGCCGCGAACTGCAGCCGTTCATCGAGGCCGGCGGCCTCTCGCGCCTGGTGATTTTCAATGCGCAGGACGAAATTTATTTTGACAGCCGCCGCGAGCTGGCGATTGGAGAAAAATACGTCCGGCTGCGCTTCGACGCCGAGGAAATTTCGCAAGCCCTTGCCGGCAAAGCGAGCAGCGCCAAATTGTTTAGCGATGCGCAGGGAAATCCGTTCAAAGCCGCGTATGCGCCGGCAAAAGAGCAAAATCAAATTCGCGCTGTCGTCGGTGTCGAAGGCAGCGCCGAAAGCTTAAAAGCCATCGCAGAAACCCGCCGGGTTTTGTGGACGATCGGCAGTCTCGGCTTGCTCCTCGCCGCGGCAACAGGAATTTTGTTTGCCCGGCAAATTACCCGGCCGCTCGAACGTTTGCGGCACGCCGCCGCCGCGATTGGCGCCGGCCAAACGCCGGATTTGCTCACCATCGCCGGCAGCGATGAAGTCGCTTTTCTTGCGCGCACGATGGAAGAAATGCGGCAGGCGATTGCGCGGCGCGAGCAAAACCTCCGCATGATGCTCGCCGGCGTCGCGCACGAAATCCGCAACCCGCTCGGCGGCATCAAGCTTTTTGCCGGTTTGTTGGAAAAAGACGCGCCCGAGGCGCTGCGACCGCAGGTGAAAAAGATTCTTCACGAAGTTCGCCAGCTCAATTCCATCGTGCAGGATTTTTTGGAATACGCCAAACCCGCGGAAAGCCAGCGCCAGCGCCTCGAATTGACTCCGCTCATCAATGAAGTTCGAGAAGCGCTCGGAGAAAGTGCTCGCAACATAATTTGGAAAATCGAAATTCCGGCGGCGACCGCGGTCGAGGCCGATTACAGCCAGACGCGCCGTATTCTGCTCAACCTGCTGCGCAACGCCGTCGAGGCGGTAAACGGCCAGGGCGAAATTCGAATCGTCGCCGAGGAACAAAATCAGAAGATGGCGATTTCAATTTATGACAGCGGCCCCGGCATTCCACAAGAAGTGGTCGCAAAAATTTTTGAGCCGTTTTTCACCACCAAAGCCCAAGGCAGCGGCCTCGGCCTGGCGCTCGTGCAGCGCCTCGCGGAGCAGAACGGCGGCGGAGTTGAATTGGTCGCCAGCGAGAAAGGCGCGCATTTTCGGCTGCTGTTGCCCGCAGCCTAA
- a CDS encoding L,D-transpeptidase family protein gives MILIILSASPPVSTFEQAWMALGSARQAGATVYAAGEFRTARANWEEAIQAWARENRKWFFRRDFQKAHELAKTTRLHALRAESVAVARKDSLQFAAIASLNFVRQKVDEFKMQFDQVPVAASLRKKFVAGELLMMESELAFNREDYWLSTRKVRQAETLVGSAGADATSFLRAYLLKVPQWQRWAAETVAWSEQQNATAIVIDKMAYRCYVYVAGKKRAEYPIELGPRWLGHKRQKGDNATPEGHYYVIKKKSFRHTTYYKALEINYPNETDREQFRLAKARGELPRHAQIGGLIQIHGDGGKGMNWTSGCVALRNKDMDEIFELASVGTRVTIVGALKTPPALEQNSLVSAQKLNGANHYPASSK, from the coding sequence TTGATTCTCATTATTCTTTCGGCATCGCCGCCGGTTTCGACGTTCGAACAGGCCTGGATGGCGCTTGGTTCGGCGCGCCAAGCCGGGGCCACTGTTTACGCCGCCGGCGAATTTCGCACCGCGCGCGCCAATTGGGAAGAGGCAATACAGGCGTGGGCGCGCGAAAACAGAAAATGGTTTTTCCGCCGCGATTTTCAAAAGGCTCATGAATTGGCCAAAACCACGCGGCTGCACGCTCTGAGAGCCGAATCCGTCGCCGTCGCCAGGAAGGATTCGCTGCAATTCGCGGCGATCGCGAGTCTGAATTTTGTCAGGCAAAAAGTCGACGAATTCAAAATGCAGTTCGATCAGGTTCCGGTTGCGGCGTCTTTGCGCAAAAAATTTGTCGCCGGCGAATTGTTGATGATGGAAAGCGAGCTGGCCTTCAACCGCGAGGATTATTGGCTGTCCACGCGCAAAGTGCGGCAGGCGGAAACGTTGGTCGGCAGCGCCGGCGCCGATGCCACGAGCTTTTTGCGCGCCTATTTGCTGAAAGTTCCGCAATGGCAGCGTTGGGCCGCTGAAACCGTTGCCTGGTCGGAACAGCAAAACGCCACGGCCATCGTGATTGACAAGATGGCGTATCGTTGTTATGTTTACGTCGCCGGCAAAAAACGCGCGGAATATCCCATTGAGCTGGGCCCGCGCTGGCTCGGGCACAAACGGCAAAAAGGCGACAACGCCACGCCCGAAGGCCATTATTATGTGATCAAGAAAAAAAGCTTTCGCCATACCACCTACTACAAGGCGCTGGAGATCAATTATCCGAATGAAACCGATCGCGAGCAATTTCGCCTGGCCAAAGCCCGGGGCGAGTTGCCGCGCCATGCGCAAATCGGCGGATTGATTCAAATTCACGGCGACGGCGGCAAGGGCATGAACTGGACTTCCGGCTGTGTGGCGCTGCGGAATAAGGATATGGATGAAATCTTCGAGCTCGCCAGTGTCGGCACGCGCGTGACCATCGTCGGCGCGCTGAAAACTCCGCCGGCGCTCGAGCAAAACTCGCTCGTTTCAGCGCAAAAACTCAATGGCGCCAATCATTATCCCGCTTCATCGAAGTAA
- a CDS encoding DUF4398 domain-containing protein — protein sequence MSSKTFPSVVALVFALALLAGCAKAPQETVDAAKAAVEAAKAAEADRYLADQFNAAQDSLNAAMAEIEAQNSKFALTRNYDRAKAQLESAISAANAAKDGVAAKKEEVKAEAQNLLTSAQAAVEETKKLMAKAPRGKEGKQALEQMQAELSGVESSLAEANNALGAGDFLGARDKAKAAMDKATALGQELNEAIAKTKRR from the coding sequence ATGAGTAGTAAGACGTTCCCAAGTGTTGTCGCGTTGGTTTTCGCTCTTGCCTTGCTGGCCGGATGCGCCAAGGCTCCGCAGGAAACTGTGGATGCGGCGAAAGCCGCGGTTGAAGCGGCGAAAGCCGCGGAAGCGGATCGCTATCTGGCGGATCAATTCAACGCCGCACAAGATTCGCTCAATGCCGCGATGGCCGAAATCGAGGCGCAAAATTCCAAGTTTGCCTTGACCCGCAATTACGATCGCGCCAAAGCCCAGCTCGAATCCGCGATCAGCGCGGCCAATGCCGCCAAAGACGGTGTGGCGGCCAAGAAAGAAGAAGTCAAGGCGGAAGCTCAAAATCTGCTGACCAGCGCGCAAGCGGCTGTGGAGGAAACCAAAAAGTTGATGGCCAAAGCGCCACGAGGCAAGGAAGGCAAGCAGGCGTTGGAGCAGATGCAGGCAGAGTTGTCCGGAGTGGAGAGTTCCTTGGCTGAGGCCAACAACGCGTTGGGCGCCGGAGATTTTTTGGGCGCGCGTGACAAGGCGAAAGCGGCGATGGACAAGGCCACTGCTCTCGGCCAGGAATTAAACGAAGCGATTGCCAAGACCAAGCGGCGATAA